One part of the Arvicanthis niloticus isolate mArvNil1 chromosome 15, mArvNil1.pat.X, whole genome shotgun sequence genome encodes these proteins:
- the LOC143434442 gene encoding sperm motility kinase X-like yields the protein MMDVLASGDSDQEKGSVMMRELETCYHKGNTMAQGYSILSSIDKGSFGEVKLGLHIMTEMMVAIKIQKRGTKTDTLVISEVDIVKRLHHSNIIQLFQVIETRHTTYIVMEYAAWGSLQKHISIYGLLDEDEARSIFTELSLAINYIHSQNIAHRDIKAENILLDWEGHVKLADFGLSKKVAPRMKWKGFCGTAQYCAPEVFGLRPYDVFPCDIWSTGVLLYYVLIGHFPFQVTMFSEIKHEILPWSYWIPNTVSPVLQDLLHRLMTIDPTMRPSSQELLAHPWLCQDPDTLRSSEISIPLEPEPNIAFAMFLLGYNIKELRDSLRERNYSHIMATYLMLKKKQPEFHHRGPVCTLDPPNTCNHTWPKRRVTSAPSLPTSTWHTLYELPGGLRKGSKRSHSVPPTFFSLKSSFLEDTSPLQGLMPHVGKWTLREEGSINSTTSPSRKEKATRTEATTSVTMVSVFVSQASTFENRQDVSNESSEFTDASCSTSAWGSATRTPFPSEKIQEENIGNESLQENSSSSRKTDHQGHLQRQCQAVPRVPLRRWGWKGLKRRISKTLRSLCCCLPVTNNNIMPVNEEC from the exons ATGATGGATGTCTTAG CTTCTGGTGACTCTGACCAAGAGAAGGGAAGTGTGATGATGAGAGAGCTTGAGACTTGTTACCATAAAGGGAACACCATGGCACAGGGTTACTCCATCCTGAGCTCCATAGACAAAGGGTCCTTTGGAGAAGTCAAATTGGGTCTTCACATTATGACAGAAATGATGGTGGCTATTAAGATACAGAAAAGGGGCACAAAGACAGACACCTTAGTTATTTCTGAGGTTGACATAGTAAAACGTTTGCATCACAGTAACATAATACAGTTGTTTCAAGTCATTGAAACAAGGCACACGACTTATATCGTGATGGAATACGCAGCCTGGGGATCCCTGCAGAAACACATCAGCATCTATGGGCTTTTAGATGAGGATGAGGCACGTAGCATATTTACGGAATTGTCTTTGGCCATCAACTATATACACAGTCAGAATATTGCCCACCGAGACATCAAGGCCGAGAACATTCTACTGGATTGGGAGGGGCATGTAAAACTTGCAGATTTTGGCTTAAGCAAAAAAGTGGCCCCTAGAATGAAGTGGAAAGGATTCTGTGGCACAGCGCAATATTGTGCTCCTGAAGTCTTTGGTCTTAGACCTTATGATGTCTTTCCATGTGACATATGGAGTACTGGggtattattatattatgtacTTATCGGCCATTTTCCCTTCCAAGTGACAatgttttctgaaataaaacatgaaatccTCCCCTGGAGCTATTGGATCCCAAATACTGTGTCCCCAGTCCTTCAAGATCTTTTGCATAGATTAATGACAATAGACCCCACAATGAGGCCATCCAGCCAAGAACTATTAGCACACCCATGGCTGTGCCAGGATCCAGATACACTTAGATCCTCAGAGATTTCAATCCCTCTAGAACCAGAGCCGAACATTGCGTTTGCAATGTTCTTACTAGGATATAACATTAAGGAGCTCAGAGACTCTTTGAGAGAACGGAATTATAGTCACATCATGGCCACTTACTTGATGTTAAAAAAGAAGCAGCCCGAATTTCATCACAGAGGACCAGTTTGTACACTGGACCCTCCAAATACTTGCAACCATACTTGGCCTAAAAGGAGGGTAACCAGTGCTCCTAGCCTTCCTACCTCCACTTGGCACACTCTCTATGAACTGCCTGGTGGTTTGAGGAAAGGCTCTAAGAGGAGTCACAGTGTACCTCCCACCTTTTTTTCACTTAAGAGTAGCTTCCTGGAAGACACCTCCCCACTGCAGGGGCTTATGCCTCACGTTGGAAAGTGGACCCTCAGAGAGGAGGGCAGCATCAATTCCACAACTTCACCATCACGAAAAGAAAAGGCAACAAGAACAGAAGCAACAACCTCAGTAACCATGGTCTCAGTCTTCGTATCACAAGCCTCAACCTTTGAAAACAGGCAAGATGTCAGCAATGAGAGCTCTGAGTTTACAGACGCAAGTTGCAGCACATCTGCCTGGGGGTCTGCAACCAGGACCCCCTTCCCCAGCGAGAAAATACAGGAAGAGAATATAGGGAATGAGTCCTTACAAGAGAACAGCTCATCCTCCAGGAAAACGGACCATCAGGGTCATCTCCAAAGGCAGTGCCAGGCTGTGCCCAGAGTACCACTGAGAAGGTGGGGATGGAAGGGCCTGAAGAGGAGGATTTCCAAGACCTTGAGGAGCTTGTGTTGCTGTCTGCCAGTGACAAATAACAATATCATGCCAGTCAATGAAGAGTGCTAA